Proteins encoded within one genomic window of Candidatus Brevundimonas colombiensis:
- a CDS encoding bile acid:sodium symporter: MPRFLSRLPIDRYLLALIGMVVLAALLPARGQAAEGLDRVVKVAIALLFFLYGARMSPAAIKAGVLHWRLQGTVLASTFVIFPILGLILVSAMRGWLQADLLTGMLFLCLLPSTVQSSIAFTSIAGGNVPGALTSASLSQMLGVIATPLLVAWLIGGEGGGVRLQSIIDIALQILAPFAVGQLCRPLLKAWLDRHAKLTSMVDRGSILLIVYAAFSEGMVAGVWSQVSLADLVKVLALNVALLTVALTVTLSLGRLLRFDRPDRIVILFCGSKKSIVTGIPLAGILFAGHEVALIVLPIMLFHQIQLFACTVIAQRYARENAARASLEPAAGLR; encoded by the coding sequence ATGCCCCGTTTCCTGTCCCGCCTGCCGATCGACCGCTATCTGCTGGCCCTGATCGGCATGGTCGTGCTGGCGGCCTTGCTGCCGGCCAGGGGACAGGCCGCCGAGGGGCTGGACCGCGTGGTCAAGGTCGCCATCGCCCTGCTGTTCTTCCTGTATGGCGCGCGGATGTCGCCGGCGGCGATCAAGGCCGGCGTCCTGCATTGGCGCCTGCAGGGGACGGTGCTGGCCAGCACCTTCGTCATCTTCCCCATCCTGGGGCTGATCCTGGTGTCCGCCATGCGCGGCTGGCTGCAGGCCGACCTGCTGACGGGCATGCTGTTCCTGTGTCTGCTGCCGTCCACGGTGCAGTCGTCGATCGCCTTCACCTCGATCGCCGGGGGCAATGTGCCCGGCGCCCTGACCAGCGCCAGCCTGTCGCAGATGCTGGGCGTCATCGCGACGCCGCTTCTGGTCGCCTGGCTGATCGGGGGCGAAGGCGGCGGCGTGCGCCTGCAGTCCATCATCGACATCGCACTTCAGATCCTGGCGCCCTTCGCCGTGGGCCAGTTGTGCCGGCCGTTGCTGAAAGCCTGGCTGGACCGCCACGCCAAACTGACCAGCATGGTCGACCGCGGCTCGATCCTGCTGATCGTCTACGCGGCCTTCAGCGAGGGCATGGTCGCGGGCGTCTGGTCCCAGGTCTCGCTGGCGGATCTAGTCAAGGTCCTGGCCCTGAACGTCGCGCTGCTGACCGTCGCCCTGACGGTGACCCTGTCGCTGGGGCGCCTGCTGCGCTTCGACCGGCCGGATCGGATCGTCATCCTGTTCTGCGGATCAAAGAAGAGCATCGTCACCGGCATTCCCTTGGCCGGCATCCTGTTCGCCGGTCACGAGGTCGCGCTGATCGTCCTGCCGATCATGCTGTTCCACCAGATCCAGCTGTTCGCCTGCACCGTCATCGCCCAGCGCTACGCCCGAGAGAATGCGGCGCGCGCATCGCTTGAGCCGGCGGCCGGGTTGCGATAG